A section of the Streptomyces sp. Je 1-369 genome encodes:
- a CDS encoding NADPH-dependent F420 reductase, translated as MKIGVLGTGNMADALATHWVRAGHEVFVGGRDERKAQRLAAQIGGGAGHGSLHAAARFGEVVLAALPYGAGADVVKELHAELSGKVLLDCANPVGPGFRLLTDGGPSAAGRLAAAAPGARVVKAFNLCHEDVWRMAPPVFDGQPLAVPVCGDDEAALTKVHELVRDVGCEPVVAGGLERAGLLEATAALFIGLWVAEQVDVRAIAPPLAYATGPSAESV; from the coding sequence ATGAAGATCGGTGTGCTGGGGACGGGGAACATGGCGGATGCGCTCGCCACGCACTGGGTGCGGGCCGGGCATGAGGTGTTCGTCGGAGGCCGGGACGAGCGGAAGGCGCAACGACTCGCGGCACAGATCGGGGGTGGTGCGGGCCATGGGAGTCTGCACGCGGCGGCGCGTTTCGGTGAGGTGGTGCTGGCCGCGCTGCCGTATGGCGCGGGGGCGGACGTCGTCAAGGAACTGCACGCGGAGCTGAGCGGGAAGGTCCTGCTCGACTGTGCCAATCCGGTCGGGCCCGGCTTCCGGCTGTTGACGGACGGCGGTCCCTCGGCGGCGGGCCGACTTGCCGCGGCGGCACCGGGTGCGCGGGTGGTCAAGGCGTTCAACCTCTGTCACGAGGACGTGTGGCGGATGGCCCCGCCGGTCTTCGACGGTCAGCCCCTCGCGGTTCCGGTCTGCGGGGACGACGAGGCCGCGCTGACCAAGGTCCACGAGCTGGTGAGGGATGTGGGCTGCGAGCCGGTGGTCGCAGGCGGACTGGAACGTGCCGGACTGTTGGAGGCGACCGCCGCGCTGTTCATCGGGCTGTGGGTGGCGGAGCAGGTGGACGTACGGGCGATCGCGCCGCCGTTGGCGTATGCGACAGGCCCGAGTGCTGAAAGCGTGTGA
- a CDS encoding winged helix-turn-helix transcriptional regulator: MTTDTYLADCRARLAFDLLSNTWNAVLLWGLRDGPRRPGELRERIGGISPKVLTETLRRLEFNGLVERHAFAEAPPRVEYELTALGRTLLGPIDAFGAWAFEHGDEVMAAQERNSR; encoded by the coding sequence GTGACGACTGACACCTACCTCGCCGATTGCCGAGCCCGCCTCGCCTTCGATCTCCTCTCGAACACCTGGAACGCCGTACTGCTCTGGGGCCTGCGGGACGGCCCCAGGCGTCCGGGCGAACTCCGCGAGCGCATCGGCGGCATCAGTCCCAAGGTCTTGACCGAGACGCTGAGGCGACTGGAGTTCAACGGTCTGGTGGAACGGCACGCCTTCGCCGAGGCTCCGCCCCGTGTCGAGTACGAACTCACCGCGCTGGGACGTACATTGCTCGGCCCGATCGACGCATTCGGCGCCTGGGCCTTCGAGCACGGCGATGAGGTCATGGCTGCCCAAGAGCGAAACAGCAGATGA
- a CDS encoding DUF4132 domain-containing protein — protein MTGPTADLTSATGDNAAADRTATGSRARHVTAVARLAAAGDMTELADELLRAAVSNGNRWDGDGDEIFVTLRGLPAADRTRLAHALMEAADPPTGHQPITSLLILLEVIAHDLPGDLLSAARVGRLEKHGTVHCVWAGREAMALVDAELAAGHPIPATAVAALRRTARLDQYGQPDLAAFLKKLPDPVVNPGEAWADQALADLAKRDAPWHQLVRHTVSATSAKPTAQWDKTARALLGPLEVEEVRDTLLAWLALVGRPRTLPFNGSVYAVAPNEEYDPYNADVLRGLTWLLALLPAHPAAARVLGTLVEVSLRKIPGVGPRNPKVANAAVAALVRSEGDAALAELARLASRVTYKTTLKMINTGLEKRAEALGLTREEVTELAVPSYGLTEVGRAVHRIGDCEAELTVDGPRATLRWRNAAGKQVKAAPAVVRRDHSDELKELKAAVRDIDKMLSAQVERLDRQFLARREWRYGTWRERYGDHPLLGTLTRRLLWTVDDTPCGYVDGELRTLTDEPVRAAPGAVVRLWHPVGREPAEIVAWRERLERHGITQPFKQAHREVYVLTDAERTTRTYSNRFAAHFLRQHQFNSLAAVRGWRNQLRLSVDDEYPPAVKELPEWGLRAEYWIEGDGGERWDEDLTEAGSYLRVRTDQVRFYPIDAPQNTAHAGGGEYRMRLRDGRAPVEPVPLEEIPDLVLSEVLRDVDLFVGVASVGADPTWQDGGPGGRFREYWTSYGFGDLGPSAVTRRDLIARLLPRLTIGDRCSVEGRFLHVRGDLHTYKIHLGSGNILRSPSDQYVCIVPASASGAGATAGEDSGGGSLGGGYLPFEGDRTLSVILSKAMLLAADAEITDPRIRSQL, from the coding sequence ATGACCGGGCCGACAGCGGACCTGACGTCCGCCACAGGAGACAACGCCGCGGCCGACCGGACGGCGACCGGGAGCCGTGCGCGGCACGTCACGGCCGTCGCGCGCCTCGCCGCCGCGGGTGACATGACGGAGCTCGCCGACGAGCTGCTCAGGGCTGCCGTTTCCAACGGCAACCGCTGGGACGGTGACGGCGACGAGATCTTCGTAACCCTGCGCGGCCTGCCCGCGGCCGACCGGACCCGGCTCGCGCACGCTCTGATGGAGGCGGCCGACCCGCCCACCGGACATCAGCCGATCACGAGCCTGCTCATACTTCTGGAGGTCATCGCCCACGACCTGCCGGGCGACCTGCTCTCCGCCGCACGGGTCGGACGCCTGGAGAAGCACGGCACGGTGCACTGCGTCTGGGCGGGGCGTGAAGCGATGGCGCTGGTCGACGCGGAACTGGCGGCGGGGCACCCTATTCCGGCGACGGCCGTCGCCGCTCTGCGCCGCACGGCCCGCCTCGACCAGTACGGCCAACCTGACCTCGCGGCCTTCCTGAAGAAGCTGCCCGACCCCGTGGTCAACCCGGGTGAGGCCTGGGCCGACCAAGCCCTCGCGGACCTCGCGAAGCGGGACGCCCCCTGGCACCAACTCGTGCGGCACACCGTGTCCGCCACGTCGGCCAAGCCCACCGCCCAATGGGACAAGACCGCCCGCGCGCTGCTCGGCCCGTTGGAAGTCGAGGAGGTCCGCGACACGCTCTTGGCCTGGCTCGCGCTGGTGGGTCGCCCCCGCACCCTGCCGTTCAACGGGTCGGTGTACGCCGTCGCGCCGAACGAGGAGTACGACCCGTACAACGCGGATGTGCTGCGCGGCTTGACCTGGCTGCTCGCCCTGCTGCCCGCGCACCCGGCGGCGGCCCGCGTGCTCGGCACGCTCGTCGAGGTGTCGCTGCGCAAGATCCCGGGCGTCGGTCCCCGCAACCCCAAGGTGGCCAACGCGGCCGTCGCCGCCCTGGTCCGCTCCGAAGGCGACGCGGCCCTGGCCGAACTGGCCCGACTTGCCTCCCGCGTCACGTACAAGACCACGCTCAAGATGATCAATACGGGCCTGGAGAAGCGCGCCGAGGCGCTCGGGTTGACCCGCGAGGAGGTCACCGAGCTCGCCGTGCCCTCGTACGGCCTGACGGAGGTCGGCCGCGCGGTCCACCGCATCGGCGACTGCGAGGCGGAGCTGACGGTCGACGGGCCGAGAGCCACGCTGCGGTGGCGCAACGCGGCAGGCAAGCAGGTCAAGGCGGCCCCCGCCGTCGTCCGACGCGACCACTCCGACGAACTGAAGGAACTCAAGGCCGCCGTCAGGGACATCGACAAGATGCTCTCGGCGCAGGTGGAGCGGCTCGACCGGCAGTTCCTCGCCCGCCGCGAGTGGCGGTACGGCACGTGGCGCGAACGCTACGGTGACCATCCGCTGCTCGGCACCCTCACCCGCCGCCTGCTGTGGACCGTCGACGACACACCGTGCGGGTACGTGGACGGCGAGCTGCGCACCCTCACGGACGAACCGGTGCGGGCGGCGCCCGGGGCGGTGGTCCGGCTCTGGCACCCCGTGGGCCGGGAACCCGCCGAGATCGTCGCCTGGCGCGAGCGGCTGGAGCGGCACGGCATCACCCAGCCCTTCAAACAGGCGCACCGCGAGGTGTACGTGCTGACCGACGCCGAACGGACCACCCGCACGTACTCGAACCGGTTCGCCGCCCATTTCCTGCGCCAGCACCAGTTCAACTCCCTGGCCGCGGTGAGGGGCTGGCGCAACCAGTTGCGGCTGAGCGTGGACGACGAGTACCCGCCGGCCGTCAAGGAGCTGCCCGAGTGGGGGCTGCGCGCGGAGTACTGGATCGAGGGCGATGGCGGCGAGCGCTGGGACGAGGACCTCACCGAAGCGGGCAGCTACCTCCGCGTCCGCACCGACCAGGTCCGCTTCTACCCCATCGACGCCCCGCAGAACACGGCTCACGCGGGCGGCGGCGAGTACCGCATGAGGCTGCGCGACGGCCGCGCACCGGTCGAGCCGGTCCCGTTGGAGGAGATACCCGACCTGGTCCTGAGCGAAGTGCTGCGCGACGTCGACCTGTTCGTGGGCGTGGCCAGCGTCGGCGCCGACCCCACCTGGCAGGACGGTGGCCCCGGTGGCCGCTTCCGCGAGTACTGGACGTCGTACGGCTTCGGCGACCTCGGCCCGAGCGCCGTGACCCGGCGGGACCTGATCGCCCGGCTGCTGCCACGCCTCACGATCGGCGACCGGTGCTCGGTCGAGGGCCGTTTCCTGCACGTACGGGGCGACCTGCACACGTACAAGATCCATCTGGGCTCGGGGAACATCCTGCGCTCGCCGTCGGACCAGTACGTCTGTATCGTCCCGGCCTCTGCGTCCGGCGCCGGAGCCACGGCAGGCGAGGACTCGGGGGGCGGGTCCCTAGGGGGTGGCTATCTGCCCTTCGAAGGTGACCGCACGTTGTCGGTCATCCTCAGCAAAGCGATGCTGCTCGCCGCCGACGCGGAGATCACCGACCCCAGGATCCGCAGCCAGCTGTGA